The following are encoded together in the Pleurocapsa sp. FMAR1 genome:
- a CDS encoding M15 family metallopeptidase → MDEIDIPEAIREESRPKQANFVLSLPLILGVITCLGLVGLLSMFLISLGNKSTPTAVNQPVTKPASPTLKGKNNQQQPTPAAQNISPKNKQTSLQNSSKTGTTAKSSQETLLGHLPYDVAPESELVPITVDDRLKLRPAAAKKFQQMQAAAKADGVNLAAISAFRSTKDQEKLFFKVKEQKAQNATTRAEVSAPPGYSEHHTGYALDIGDANAPATNVEETFANTAAFRWLKQNALKYSFELSFPPNNPQGVNYEPWHWRFVGDRDSLETFYKARN, encoded by the coding sequence ATGGATGAAATAGATATTCCAGAGGCTATAAGAGAAGAGAGCCGCCCTAAACAAGCAAATTTTGTTTTATCTTTACCCTTAATTCTTGGGGTTATTACCTGCCTTGGATTAGTGGGCTTATTATCAATGTTTCTAATTTCTTTAGGCAATAAATCTACTCCAACGGCAGTTAACCAGCCTGTTACTAAACCAGCATCACCAACACTCAAAGGCAAAAACAACCAGCAACAACCAACTCCTGCTGCACAAAATATCTCACCCAAAAATAAGCAAACAAGTCTACAAAATTCCTCTAAAACTGGGACAACAGCAAAATCTAGTCAGGAAACTTTATTAGGGCATTTACCCTATGACGTTGCTCCAGAATCAGAACTAGTACCAATCACCGTTGACGATAGGTTAAAGTTGCGCCCTGCTGCTGCCAAAAAATTTCAGCAAATGCAGGCTGCTGCCAAAGCCGATGGTGTGAATTTAGCTGCTATTTCTGCTTTTCGGAGTACAAAAGATCAAGAAAAGCTATTTTTTAAAGTTAAAGAGCAAAAAGCACAGAATGCTACTACAAGAGCCGAAGTTAGCGCACCTCCTGGCTATAGTGAGCATCACACAGGTTATGCCCTCGATATTGGCGACGCTAATGCTCCTGCAACTAATGTAGAAGAAACATTTGCGAATACTGCTGCTTTTCGCTGGCTGAAACAAAATGCTTTGAAGTATAGCTTTGAACTATCTTTTCCTCCTAATAATCCACAAG
- a CDS encoding NAD-dependent malic enzyme: MVDLYPSASFSLKIEIEIPNRPGALASIMSTIANQGGSLGDIVLLQRNLKYTQRELTIDASSTEQGDKIIEAIKNLPKVKVISFSDRTFAIHQGGKIRVESKLPLKSQSDLAMAYTPGVGRICRAIAESPEKVYELTIKSNTVAVVTDGSAVLGLGNLGAGASLPVMEGKALLFKEFAGLDAFPIALDTQDTEEIIKAVKQIAPVFGGINLEDIAAPRCFEIERRLRQELDIPVFHDDQHGTAIVVLAALYNALKLIGKDLAEVKIVINGAGAAGIAIALLLRKAGASNIVICDSKGIISAERPDLNANKREFAVQDSGKLADAMKDADIFLGVSAPGVITPEIVQTMAEQAIVFAMANPIPEIQPELVYDSVAVMATGRSDYPNQINNVLAFPGVFRGALDCRASAITTNMYLEAAKAIAALVEDADLDREHIIPSVFNPKVSKAVAQAVYQAAQHDNVAQKPITNK, encoded by the coding sequence ATGGTAGATTTATACCCCAGTGCTAGCTTTAGCCTAAAGATCGAGATCGAAATTCCCAATCGTCCTGGTGCATTGGCTTCGATTATGAGTACAATCGCTAACCAAGGCGGTAGTCTGGGAGATATTGTGCTGCTGCAACGCAATCTCAAATATACTCAACGAGAATTAACGATCGATGCCTCTAGTACCGAACAAGGGGATAAAATTATTGAGGCAATTAAAAATTTGCCTAAAGTTAAAGTTATTAGCTTTAGCGATCGCACTTTTGCGATCCACCAGGGAGGCAAAATCAGGGTTGAAAGTAAGCTGCCTCTCAAGTCTCAGTCAGATTTAGCTATGGCTTATACTCCAGGAGTAGGTAGAATCTGCCGAGCGATCGCCGAATCTCCTGAAAAGGTTTACGAACTAACCATCAAAAGTAATACAGTTGCCGTAGTTACCGATGGTAGTGCTGTTTTAGGGTTGGGTAACTTGGGTGCAGGGGCATCACTCCCCGTCATGGAAGGTAAAGCACTATTATTTAAAGAATTTGCGGGGCTTGATGCTTTTCCCATTGCCTTAGATACCCAAGATACCGAAGAAATTATTAAGGCGGTGAAACAGATTGCCCCTGTGTTTGGAGGCATAAATTTAGAAGATATTGCTGCCCCCCGTTGTTTTGAAATTGAACGGAGATTGAGGCAAGAGCTTGATATTCCTGTCTTTCACGACGATCAGCACGGTACGGCTATTGTAGTTTTGGCAGCCTTGTACAATGCGCTTAAATTAATTGGTAAAGATTTAGCTGAGGTTAAGATTGTAATCAATGGTGCAGGGGCAGCGGGAATTGCGATCGCTCTACTTCTACGTAAGGCAGGGGCAAGTAACATTGTGATTTGCGACTCTAAGGGTATTATTTCAGCCGAACGTCCTGATTTAAACGCTAATAAGCGAGAATTTGCCGTACAAGATAGTGGTAAATTAGCTGATGCCATGAAAGACGCTGATATCTTTTTAGGTGTAAGTGCGCCAGGAGTTATTACTCCCGAAATAGTGCAGACAATGGCAGAACAAGCGATTGTCTTCGCTATGGCAAATCCCATTCCTGAAATTCAACCTGAGTTAGTTTATGATAGCGTGGCAGTGATGGCTACAGGGCGTAGCGATTACCCTAATCAGATTAATAATGTGTTAGCCTTTCCTGGAGTTTTTCGTGGAGCATTAGATTGTCGGGCCTCGGCGATTACCACTAATATGTACCTGGAAGCTGCTAAAGCGATCGCTGCTTTAGTTGAGGATGCCGATTTAGATCGAGAACACATTATTCCTTCTGTGTTTAACCCTAAAGTATCAAAAGCAGTAGCTCAGGCGGTTTACCAAGCTGCCCAACATGATAACGTTGCCCAAAAACCAATAACTAATAAATAA
- the trmB gene encoding tRNA (guanosine(46)-N7)-methyltransferase TrmB — MPIRIRQHVNPLARKFQQPLDIPNWQDIFAQSNYPLHLDIGCARGGFLLSMAQLDPQTNFLGIEIRDQLVNAANQTRDELGLTNLHYLFGNMNSSASELLTSLPSNVLKTISIQFPDPWFKKRHNKRRVVQSELVKILVDYLAEGGQVFLQSDIEEVAVEMRARFANHPLLIQQHTAAWLDTNPFPVSTERELYVQKKNLPVYRVLLQKSLAEKFP, encoded by the coding sequence ATGCCTATTCGTATCCGTCAGCACGTTAATCCCCTCGCTCGTAAATTTCAGCAGCCGCTAGATATACCAAATTGGCAAGATATATTTGCTCAAAGCAATTATCCTCTCCATCTAGATATTGGCTGCGCGCGGGGTGGCTTCTTGTTGTCAATGGCACAGCTAGATCCCCAGACAAACTTTTTGGGGATTGAAATTCGCGATCAGTTGGTCAATGCGGCTAATCAAACTAGAGATGAGTTGGGTTTGACAAACCTGCACTATCTTTTTGGCAACATGAACAGTTCGGCATCAGAGTTATTAACATCTTTGCCAAGCAATGTTTTAAAGACTATCTCAATTCAATTCCCCGATCCCTGGTTTAAGAAGCGACATAACAAACGGCGGGTAGTGCAGTCAGAATTAGTCAAGATTCTGGTTGATTATCTAGCAGAGGGAGGGCAGGTATTTTTGCAGTCTGATATAGAGGAAGTAGCGGTGGAAATGCGCGCTCGCTTTGCTAACCATCCTTTATTAATTCAACAGCATACAGCAGCTTGGTTAGATACTAACCCCTTTCCTGTGTCAACCGAAAGAGAGCTATATGTGCAAAAGAAAAATCTACCCGTATATCGAGTGTTGTTGCAAAAATCCCTAGCAGAGAAGTTCCCTTAA
- a CDS encoding DUF4330 domain-containing protein — MSIIDSKGRLFGKLSILDLAAAAVILLVFVGVFFFPGTPLTTNLVAQTKQKPVEVKVFVKGLNVADFDGLVAEFKREKKADIVIRNQPAGKVEIVNTETLPRTTPVPQPDGSVKALPDPRPEIIITRDLIMTLNSNAEVTDSGVVLDGSKKIKIGSSIQLQGDLYDFSGTVVSINTNS, encoded by the coding sequence ATGAGTATTATTGATTCTAAAGGAAGATTATTTGGCAAATTAAGCATTCTTGATTTGGCTGCTGCTGCTGTAATTTTACTAGTCTTTGTCGGTGTTTTCTTTTTTCCAGGTACGCCCCTAACTACAAATCTTGTTGCTCAAACAAAGCAAAAACCTGTTGAAGTAAAGGTTTTTGTCAAGGGTTTGAACGTCGCTGATTTTGATGGCTTGGTTGCAGAATTTAAGCGAGAAAAAAAAGCTGATATTGTTATTCGCAATCAACCAGCAGGAAAAGTAGAAATTGTTAACACTGAAACCTTACCGCGAACAACTCCTGTACCTCAGCCAGACGGATCTGTAAAAGCTTTACCAGATCCACGCCCTGAAATTATAATTACTAGAGATTTAATCATGACTCTCAATAGTAATGCTGAGGTAACCGACAGTGGCGTTGTTTTGGATGGAAGTAAAAAAATAAAAATAGGCTCATCCATTCAGTTGCAGGGCGATCTTTATGACTTTAGCGGTACAGTAGTTTCTATAAATACTAATTCTTAA
- a CDS encoding tellurite resistance TerB family protein: MTQSTTNDNQDLFKILVAVAWIDGEVQASERKFLERIAAEQNIESAAVQDLLTTHQATSTEQCYELLKAYLGSNPNLEDYQELLSAVSTLIYSDDDIATEEASLLTQMQNLDPNNPANNSTFDKVIGKIQKLYRAGLSAV, encoded by the coding sequence ATGACCCAATCAACAACAAATGATAACCAAGACTTATTTAAAATTTTGGTAGCAGTTGCTTGGATTGATGGAGAAGTTCAAGCCTCAGAAAGAAAGTTTCTGGAGAGAATAGCAGCAGAACAAAATATAGAATCAGCAGCAGTACAAGATTTATTAACCACTCATCAGGCTACTTCTACCGAACAGTGCTATGAACTATTAAAAGCATATCTAGGCTCTAATCCTAATTTAGAAGACTATCAAGAACTACTATCCGCCGTCAGTACCTTGATTTATAGCGATGATGACATTGCTACTGAAGAAGCCTCCTTATTGACTCAAATGCAAAATCTTGACCCAAATAACCCAGCCAACAATTCTACTTTTGATAAAGTAATTGGTAAAATTCAAAAATTATATCGAGCAGGATTATCAGCAGTTTAA
- a CDS encoding carbohydrate ABC transporter permease — protein sequence MTKSTSFSTLLDRDSVAAGLFLAPALILLGIFLFYPIVYLLYLSFTTGSFTVSGVEWIGVRNYLRLFTDADFWQVIGNTAYFTVATLMPTIIIPLGLAVLLNRSLALRGVLRAAYFIPSITSLVAVGLAFRWLFQTDGPINDILIDWGLEPIAWLSSTFWAMPVLILLSSWKQLGFNLVVFLAGLQTIPQSHYEAAELDGADGWAKFRYITIPGLKPTIVFAVLTTAIFTLKSFEQVYIITGGGPLNSTNLLVYYIYEQAFSRFEFGYAAAAATILLIIALVFVYFYLRIWNEE from the coding sequence ATGACTAAATCAACTTCTTTCTCGACCTTGCTCGATCGCGATTCGGTTGCTGCTGGGCTGTTTCTCGCCCCTGCACTGATTCTATTAGGTATTTTCCTGTTTTATCCGATTGTTTACCTACTGTACCTTAGCTTTACTACTGGCAGCTTTACAGTATCAGGGGTTGAATGGATAGGAGTGCGTAATTATCTGCGTTTGTTTACCGATGCCGACTTTTGGCAGGTAATTGGTAACACGGCATATTTTACGGTTGCTACTCTGATGCCGACAATTATTATTCCTCTGGGATTAGCTGTTTTACTCAATCGCTCTTTAGCTTTACGGGGAGTTTTAAGAGCAGCATATTTTATACCTTCGATTACATCTTTAGTTGCTGTGGGTTTAGCCTTTCGTTGGCTATTTCAAACCGATGGCCCAATTAATGATATTTTAATTGACTGGGGACTAGAGCCTATTGCCTGGTTAAGCAGTACTTTTTGGGCAATGCCTGTCTTAATTCTATTAAGTAGCTGGAAACAGTTGGGCTTTAACTTAGTAGTGTTTTTAGCTGGATTACAGACTATTCCTCAATCTCACTATGAAGCTGCGGAATTAGATGGTGCTGATGGTTGGGCAAAGTTTAGATATATTACCATTCCTGGCTTAAAACCGACTATTGTTTTTGCCGTTTTGACTACAGCTATCTTTACCCTGAAAAGTTTTGAGCAGGTTTATATTATCACTGGTGGTGGTCCGTTAAACTCAACTAATTTATTGGTTTATTATATTTACGAACAGGCGTTTTCCCGCTTCGAGTTTGGCTATGCAGCAGCAGCAGCAACTATTTTATTGATAATTGCCCTTGTGTTTGTATATTTTTATTTACGTATCTGGAATGAAGAATAG
- a CDS encoding NgoPII family restriction endonuclease, whose amino-acid sequence MVNILRAIDSIVSNDIPDVVNFYRNQNKINAVGDALELFIKDIFANTLREANELKKQEVYEQVFSYAGNANNPPDFMLKSGDAIEVKKLQSETAQIALNSSYPSAKLYSSSPMITRTCRDCEKWDEKDLLYAVGCVNKQKLSSLWLVYGDCYAASHEIYQNMKVRIIAGINQTAGVEFSPTKELGRVNRVDPLGITSLRMRGMWHIEHPQKVYQYLNLPTKKTNQNFRLLTLMRESKYLSCPLADREKLESIDNSNFQIQKVKIKSPDNPVKTIAAMLIQYQT is encoded by the coding sequence ATGGTAAATATTCTTAGAGCGATAGACAGTATTGTCAGCAATGATATTCCAGACGTTGTTAACTTTTATCGAAATCAAAATAAAATAAACGCCGTGGGAGATGCCTTAGAATTATTTATTAAAGACATTTTTGCTAATACACTACGCGAAGCAAACGAGCTAAAAAAACAAGAGGTTTACGAACAAGTTTTTTCTTATGCGGGCAATGCTAACAACCCTCCAGATTTTATGTTGAAATCTGGTGACGCAATTGAAGTTAAAAAGTTACAGTCAGAAACAGCCCAAATTGCCTTAAATAGTTCTTATCCTTCAGCAAAACTGTACTCTAGTAGTCCTATGATTACTAGAACTTGTAGAGATTGTGAAAAGTGGGATGAAAAAGATTTGCTATACGCTGTTGGCTGTGTCAACAAACAAAAATTAAGTTCTCTATGGTTAGTTTATGGAGATTGCTATGCAGCTAGCCATGAAATTTATCAAAATATGAAGGTGCGGATAATAGCAGGAATCAATCAAACTGCTGGAGTTGAATTTAGCCCGACGAAAGAATTAGGAAGAGTAAACCGAGTCGATCCTTTAGGAATTACCAGCCTAAGAATGCGAGGAATGTGGCATATTGAACACCCCCAGAAAGTTTATCAATATCTAAATCTACCAACTAAAAAGACAAATCAAAATTTTCGCTTATTAACCTTGATGCGTGAATCAAAATATTTATCTTGTCCTCTAGCAGACAGAGAAAAACTAGAATCAATTGACAACTCTAATTTTCAGATTCAAAAAGTCAAGATTAAATCTCCAGATAATCCAGTTAAAACAATTGCAGCTATGTTGATCCAATATCAAACATGA